One window of Phycisphaeraceae bacterium genomic DNA carries:
- a CDS encoding aldo/keto reductase encodes MQSRVLGKSGLKVSAMGLGCMGLSYAYGEPTEKQAAVSLLRGAFELGVTFFDTAESYGPFTNEELVGEALAPVRDRVVIATKFGFKGGKPADGLDSRPENIRAVAEASLKRLKTDCIDLFYQHRVDPQVPIEDVAGAVKELIAQGKVKHFGMSEAGAGTIRRAHAVQPVAALQSEYSLWWREPEGEILPLLEELGIGFVPFSPLGRGFLTGALSGAALDAKDFRSALPRFSEEARKANQALVDLLGELAGARGATRAQIALAWLLAKKPWIVPIPGTTKMERLKENLGAAAIALSARDLEEIEAAVARVPVQGERYTPAQQKMVGR; translated from the coding sequence ATGCAATCGCGTGTGCTCGGAAAGAGCGGCTTGAAAGTCTCGGCGATGGGGCTTGGGTGCATGGGATTGAGCTATGCGTACGGCGAGCCGACGGAGAAGCAGGCGGCGGTTTCGCTGCTTCGCGGCGCGTTCGAACTGGGCGTGACGTTTTTCGACACGGCGGAGTCGTACGGGCCGTTCACGAACGAAGAACTGGTGGGCGAGGCGCTGGCGCCGGTGCGCGATCGCGTGGTGATCGCGACGAAGTTCGGCTTCAAGGGCGGCAAGCCCGCGGACGGCTTGGACAGCCGGCCGGAGAACATCCGAGCGGTCGCGGAAGCATCACTCAAAAGGCTGAAGACCGATTGCATCGATTTGTTCTATCAGCACCGCGTTGACCCGCAGGTGCCGATCGAAGATGTGGCGGGCGCGGTAAAGGAGTTGATCGCGCAGGGAAAGGTGAAGCACTTCGGGATGTCGGAAGCGGGAGCGGGCACGATCCGGCGTGCGCACGCGGTGCAGCCGGTCGCGGCGCTACAGAGCGAATATTCGCTGTGGTGGCGCGAGCCGGAAGGGGAGATCTTGCCCCTGCTCGAGGAATTGGGGATTGGGTTTGTGCCGTTCAGTCCGCTGGGGCGGGGTTTTTTGACGGGGGCTTTGAGCGGGGCGGCACTTGATGCGAAGGATTTTCGTAGCGCGCTGCCGCGGTTTTCGGAAGAGGCGCGGAAGGCGAACCAGGCGCTGGTGGATTTGCTCGGAGAATTGGCGGGCGCGCGAGGAGCGACGCGGGCGCAGATCGCGCTGGCGTGGCTGCTCGCGAAGAAGCCGTGGATCGTACCGATCCCGGGGACGACGAAGATGGAGCGGCTGAAGGAGAATCTGGGCGCGGCGGCGATTGCGTTGAGTGCGCGCGATCTGGAAGAGATCGAGGCGGCGGTTGCGCGGGTTCCGGTTCAGGGTGAGCGGTATACGCCGGCGCAGCAGAAGATGGTGGGGCGGTAG
- a CDS encoding PEP-CTERM sorting domain-containing protein (PEP-CTERM proteins occur, often in large numbers, in the proteomes of bacteria that also encode an exosortase, a predicted intramembrane cysteine proteinase. The presence of a PEP-CTERM domain at a protein's C-terminus predicts cleavage within the sorting domain, followed by covalent anchoring to some some component of the (usually Gram-negative) cell surface. Many PEP-CTERM proteins exhibit an unusual sequence composition that includes large numbers of potential glycosylation sites. Expression of one such protein has been shown restore the ability of a bacterium to form floc, a type of biofilm.), producing MKISMFALALVAGTAVSAANAAVVLKHYGFDNGSLSPNVGSGDLNVVGTASNFAGTTLGLPGSGSPPGGPSSQSGAMSLAIVGTDGGSMTFSLSTINYTNIVFSFAAQRTGTGGANATVQYSLNGSTYNNLGIIVPGASSPGFGSSGIVVSDYFFSFTNAALANKANVFFRIVVPGATSASGNQRFDNLVVQGDLVPAPGSIALVGLAGLIAGRRRRN from the coding sequence ATGAAGATTTCCATGTTCGCGCTGGCCCTCGTGGCCGGCACCGCTGTTTCCGCGGCCAATGCCGCCGTGGTCCTCAAGCACTACGGCTTCGACAACGGTTCGCTCAGCCCCAACGTCGGCAGCGGCGACCTCAACGTCGTCGGGACCGCCTCCAACTTCGCCGGCACCACGCTCGGCCTTCCCGGCAGCGGCTCGCCCCCCGGCGGCCCCAGCAGCCAGTCCGGCGCGATGTCCCTTGCCATCGTCGGAACCGACGGCGGTTCGATGACCTTCTCGCTCAGCACGATCAACTACACCAACATCGTCTTCTCCTTCGCCGCGCAGCGCACCGGCACCGGCGGCGCCAACGCGACCGTGCAGTACTCGCTCAACGGTTCCACCTACAACAACCTCGGCATCATCGTCCCCGGCGCCTCGTCCCCGGGTTTCGGCAGCTCCGGCATCGTCGTCAGCGACTACTTCTTCTCCTTCACGAACGCCGCGCTCGCCAACAAGGCCAACGTTTTCTTCCGCATCGTCGTTCCGGGCGCTACCTCCGCCAGCGGCAATCAGCGCTTCGATAACCTCGTCGTTCAGGGTGATCTCGTCCCGGCGCCGGGTTCCATCGCGCTCGTCGGTCTCGCCGGCCTCATCGCCGGTCGCCGCCGCCGCAACTGA